Proteins co-encoded in one Acinetobacter lwoffii genomic window:
- a CDS encoding cyd operon YbgE family protein: protein MTEAALEKTVVDKKPNKFAMMISCLLAFPLAAVLLVHPSAMLDANGEYSHSAMMYIMIGISGGFVHGVGFMPRHWFWKWLFSPFLAWPLMIWGYYTWFLS from the coding sequence ATGACCGAAGCTGCGCTTGAGAAAACCGTTGTAGACAAGAAACCAAACAAATTTGCGATGATGATTTCCTGCCTCCTGGCTTTTCCTCTCGCGGCAGTGTTATTGGTTCATCCTTCTGCAATGCTGGATGCCAACGGTGAATATAGCCATAGTGCCATGATGTATATCATGATTGGTATTTCTGGAGGCTTTGTCCATGGTGTTGGCTTTATGCCGCGCCACTGGTTCTGGAAATGGTTGTTTAGCCCTTTCCTAGCATGGCCTTTAATGATCTGGGGTTATTACACCTGGTTTCTCAGTTAA
- the cydX gene encoding cytochrome bd-I oxidase subunit CydX translates to MWYFAWILGVLMACFASVIAAIYMEQHQDLDEE, encoded by the coding sequence ATGTGGTATTTTGCTTGGATTCTGGGTGTACTGATGGCGTGTTTTGCCAGTGTGATTGCTGCCATTTATATGGAACAACACCAAGATCTGGATGAGGAATAA
- the cydB gene encoding cytochrome d ubiquinol oxidase subunit II: MIEYELLKIIWWVLVGVLLIGFALTDGFDMGSMAIMPFVGKNDSERRAAINTIAPHWDGNQVWFITAGGALFAAWPMVYATAFSGMYWALLLVLFALFLRPVGFDYRSKLENTKWRNSWDWGLAIGGAVPALVFGVAFGNMFLGVPFTLDETVRSTYTGSFFALLNPFAIVCGLVSLSMLCAHGGAWLMLRTDGDLRQRSAKATQIMGLVYLATFLAAGAWLYFGGIQGYTLVTPFDTNGVANPLAKEVLTNANPGWMNNYSTYPITMAAPIAGILGGLIIVLAAGKNKAGLSFLGSSLAVIGAILTAGFALFPFLMPSSINPVASLTMWDAVSSKNTLTVMTVAACIFVPLILTYTTWCYYKMWGVITNKHIEDNSHSLY; this comes from the coding sequence ATGATCGAATATGAATTATTAAAAATCATTTGGTGGGTGCTGGTCGGCGTATTGCTGATTGGCTTTGCCCTCACCGATGGCTTCGATATGGGCTCCATGGCGATCATGCCATTTGTGGGCAAAAATGATAGCGAGCGCCGTGCAGCGATCAATACCATTGCCCCGCATTGGGACGGTAACCAAGTCTGGTTTATTACTGCCGGCGGTGCTTTGTTCGCTGCCTGGCCAATGGTCTATGCAACCGCCTTCTCTGGCATGTACTGGGCACTGTTGCTGGTACTGTTTGCCCTATTCCTGCGTCCGGTCGGTTTTGACTATCGCTCAAAACTGGAAAATACCAAATGGCGCAATTCATGGGATTGGGGTCTAGCGATTGGTGGTGCAGTTCCTGCATTGGTCTTTGGTGTGGCATTCGGTAACATGTTCCTGGGTGTGCCATTTACTCTAGATGAAACTGTACGTTCTACTTATACTGGCAGCTTCTTTGCCCTCCTGAATCCGTTTGCAATTGTCTGTGGTCTGGTCAGTTTATCGATGCTGTGTGCACATGGTGGTGCATGGTTAATGCTGCGTACTGATGGTGACCTACGCCAACGTTCTGCCAAAGCAACACAAATCATGGGACTAGTGTATTTAGCAACTTTCCTGGCAGCCGGTGCATGGTTGTATTTTGGTGGTATTCAAGGTTATACACTGGTTACACCTTTTGATACCAATGGTGTTGCCAACCCGCTCGCCAAAGAAGTGCTGACCAATGCCAATCCAGGCTGGATGAATAACTACTCGACTTATCCAATCACGATGGCAGCGCCTATTGCCGGCATTTTGGGCGGTTTGATCATTGTACTGGCAGCAGGTAAAAATAAAGCAGGCTTGAGCTTCCTGGGTTCATCTCTGGCAGTTATCGGTGCAATTCTGACTGCTGGTTTCGCCCTATTCCCTTTCCTGATGCCTTCAAGCATTAACCCGGTTGCAAGTCTGACTATGTGGGATGCGGTATCTAGTAAAAATACCTTAACCGTTATGACCGTTGCTGCCTGTATCTTTGTACCACTGATCCTGACCTATACCACTTGGTGTTATTACAAGATGTGGGGCGTGATTACCAACAAACACATTGAAGATAATTCACATAGCCTGTACTAA
- a CDS encoding cytochrome ubiquinol oxidase subunit I, with product MISESVVDLSRFQFAMTAMYHFIFVPLTLGLAFLLAIMETTYVISGKEIYKDMTKFWGKLFGINFALGVTTGLTMEFQFGTNWAYYSHYVGDIFGAPLAIEGLMAFFLESTFIGLFFFGWDRLSKVQHLAVTWLVALGSNMSALWILVANGWMQNPVGSAFNYETMRMEMVDFAALIFNPVAQVKFVHTVSAGYVTGAIFVLAISSYYMLKKRDLPFARRSFAIAAIFGLASTLSVILLGDESGYELGDVQKTKLAAIEAEWDTHPAPAPFTLFGIPNKETMTTDYAVKIPYVMGLIATRSTTEQVTGIKDLLVQHEARIRNGMVAYSQLEKLRAGDQSPELKTAFEESQKDLGYGLLLKKYTLNVVDASEEQIKAAAKDTIPHVPSLFWAFRAMVASGFLMLLLFALATFAVAKRNAENKPWLLKFALFALPLPWVAAQTGWYVAEVGRQPWTIGEVLPTHLSASSLSTGDVWGSILALAAFYTVLLIIEMYLMIKFSRLGPSSLHTGKYHFEKLAAAEKANEETHA from the coding sequence ATGATTTCTGAAAGCGTGGTCGATCTCTCGCGGTTCCAGTTCGCCATGACCGCGATGTATCACTTTATTTTTGTTCCACTGACGCTAGGTCTGGCATTTCTGCTTGCCATTATGGAAACCACCTATGTGATTTCCGGCAAAGAAATCTACAAAGACATGACCAAGTTCTGGGGAAAGCTGTTTGGTATTAACTTTGCCTTAGGGGTAACCACGGGCCTGACCATGGAGTTCCAGTTCGGAACCAACTGGGCTTATTACTCGCATTATGTCGGTGATATTTTCGGTGCACCACTGGCGATTGAAGGTTTGATGGCCTTCTTCCTTGAATCGACGTTTATTGGCTTGTTCTTCTTTGGTTGGGATCGTCTTTCCAAAGTGCAACATCTGGCCGTAACCTGGCTGGTAGCTTTAGGCTCGAACATGTCCGCACTCTGGATTCTGGTCGCCAATGGCTGGATGCAAAACCCGGTCGGTTCGGCATTTAACTATGAAACCATGCGTATGGAAATGGTGGACTTTGCTGCACTGATCTTTAACCCGGTCGCTCAGGTTAAATTTGTGCATACAGTATCTGCCGGTTATGTCACAGGTGCCATCTTCGTACTGGCTATTTCAAGTTACTACATGCTGAAAAAACGTGACTTGCCTTTTGCACGCCGTTCTTTTGCCATTGCAGCCATCTTCGGGCTTGCTTCTACACTTTCAGTGATTTTACTGGGTGATGAATCAGGTTATGAGCTAGGTGATGTACAAAAAACCAAACTGGCAGCGATTGAAGCAGAATGGGATACTCACCCTGCACCTGCACCATTTACTTTGTTCGGCATTCCGAATAAGGAAACCATGACTACAGATTATGCAGTGAAAATTCCTTATGTAATGGGTCTGATTGCTACACGTTCTACGACTGAACAAGTTACAGGTATTAAGGACCTGCTGGTTCAGCATGAAGCGCGTATCCGTAATGGTATGGTGGCCTATTCGCAACTGGAAAAATTACGTGCTGGTGATCAGTCTCCAGAACTGAAAACCGCTTTTGAAGAAAGCCAAAAAGACCTCGGTTACGGTCTGCTGCTGAAGAAATACACGCTAAATGTCGTTGATGCCTCTGAAGAGCAAATCAAAGCAGCTGCTAAAGACACTATTCCACACGTACCAAGTCTGTTCTGGGCTTTCCGTGCCATGGTGGCTTCTGGCTTCTTGATGCTACTTCTATTTGCACTGGCAACTTTTGCGGTAGCAAAACGTAATGCTGAAAACAAACCATGGTTATTGAAATTTGCATTATTTGCACTTCCTCTGCCTTGGGTTGCTGCGCAAACTGGCTGGTATGTGGCAGAAGTAGGTCGTCAACCTTGGACCATTGGTGAGGTATTACCGACGCATCTTTCAGCATCAAGCTTAAGTACAGGTGATGTCTGGGGTTCAATCCTTGCATTGGCAGCATTCTATACCGTGTTACTGATTATCGAGATGTATCTGATGATCAAGTTCTCACGTCTTGGCCCAAGCTCACTGCATACCGGTAAATACCATTTTGAAAAGCTTGCAGCTGCAGAGAAGGCAAATGAGGAGACTCACGCATGA
- the cydP gene encoding cytochrome oxidase putative small subunit CydP — MSLVPKNLNQRVVREITAILIIKVILLMIIKNIWFDAPTIPKNFDNQVAERIAGNPSQIQETR, encoded by the coding sequence ATGAGCTTAGTTCCCAAAAATCTAAACCAGAGAGTGGTTAGAGAAATAACCGCTATTTTAATTATCAAGGTTATTTTACTAATGATAATTAAAAACATCTGGTTTGATGCGCCTACGATTCCTAAAAATTTTGATAACCAAGTCGCCGAGCGTATCGCCGGCAATCCTTCCCAAATCCAGGAGACACGTTGA
- a CDS encoding porin: MKKTLSALAIGATILTPVMAAAADVKVYGRAHVSLDYLDDGQDYNEVGLSSNSSRLGFKAEQKLENGMTVFGQIEQEINFASGSANDDVEFATRDTFVGLKGDFGQARIGRFDSPFKVARGPVNFFGDMVGDVRNVTRVGNLRFDERNANTIEYKSPKFGGGFNVLGAMSLHETNSPDATKDGAKDKDKAYDLALTYKEGKVDFAAAYEHYEEEAARGERDGFRIAGAYKITPEFNLGGLYQFLQHDNSEANPDAQVFGVAGEYKFAPKTSFRGEVFHRDVDADDANATLLAIGLEHRLDPTVRIYGNIATVLNDENSNLTPWAQGRTNTVGGVRGEDSLGLSLGMRYDF, from the coding sequence ATGAAAAAAACGTTATCTGCATTAGCAATCGGGGCAACAATTTTAACACCAGTGATGGCAGCTGCTGCTGATGTTAAAGTGTATGGTCGTGCACACGTTTCTTTAGATTATCTGGATGATGGCCAGGATTATAACGAAGTAGGTCTTTCTTCAAACTCTTCACGCCTAGGCTTTAAAGCTGAACAAAAACTAGAAAATGGTATGACTGTATTTGGTCAAATCGAACAGGAAATTAACTTTGCAAGTGGTTCTGCAAATGATGATGTTGAATTTGCAACTCGCGATACTTTTGTTGGTTTAAAAGGTGATTTTGGTCAAGCGCGTATCGGCCGTTTTGACAGCCCATTCAAAGTAGCACGTGGCCCGGTCAACTTCTTTGGTGATATGGTTGGTGATGTTCGTAACGTTACGCGTGTAGGCAACCTGCGTTTTGATGAACGTAATGCCAATACCATTGAATATAAATCACCAAAATTTGGTGGCGGTTTCAACGTATTAGGTGCGATGTCACTACATGAAACAAATAGCCCGGATGCCACTAAAGATGGCGCTAAAGACAAAGATAAAGCATACGACCTCGCTTTAACCTATAAAGAAGGTAAAGTTGATTTCGCTGCTGCCTATGAACACTATGAAGAAGAAGCTGCCCGTGGTGAGCGCGATGGTTTCCGTATTGCTGGTGCTTACAAAATCACACCTGAATTCAACCTGGGCGGTTTATACCAATTCCTTCAACACGATAATTCTGAAGCAAACCCAGATGCACAAGTATTTGGTGTAGCCGGTGAATATAAATTTGCACCAAAAACCTCATTCCGTGGTGAAGTATTCCACCGCGATGTCGATGCCGATGATGCGAATGCAACTTTACTGGCAATCGGACTTGAGCACCGTTTAGATCCAACAGTCCGCATTTATGGCAACATAGCAACTGTATTAAATGATGAAAACTCAAACCTTACCCCTTGGGCACAAGGTCGTACCAATACTGTAGGTGGCGTACGCGGTGAAGACAGTCTAGGACTTTCACTAGGCATGCGTTACGACTTCTAA
- a CDS encoding HIT family protein, with product MTYDDQNIFARILRGELPAIKVYEDDQVLALMDIMPQAEGHTLVVPKTPAITLLDLPPEAAAYTIQIVQKVAKAIEKGLGVDGIVLMQLSGAAAGQTVPHVHFHLVPTSLHNLGKHAAQMGDQEKIKALAEKIKAAL from the coding sequence ATGACTTATGATGATCAGAATATTTTTGCACGAATTCTACGCGGTGAACTTCCTGCGATAAAAGTGTATGAAGATGACCAGGTTCTTGCACTTATGGACATCATGCCTCAGGCAGAAGGTCATACTCTGGTAGTTCCGAAAACTCCGGCAATCACTTTGCTGGATCTGCCACCTGAAGCTGCAGCCTATACGATTCAGATCGTACAGAAAGTTGCAAAAGCCATTGAAAAAGGTTTAGGTGTGGACGGTATCGTGCTGATGCAATTATCAGGGGCCGCAGCGGGTCAGACCGTACCACACGTACATTTCCATCTGGTTCCTACCTCTTTGCACAATCTGGGCAAACATGCAGCACAAATGGGCGACCAGGAAAAAATTAAAGCGCTGGCTGAGAAAATTAAAGCTGCCCTTTAA
- a CDS encoding YARHG domain-containing protein, which translates to MKKFSVVALIGFATLFGASTSVLASEQECKKLKNDHDVIYASKGFCFKDPEAKAKFGNDNCYTTKPKFSEKEQQRLDAIKDRQKELNCK; encoded by the coding sequence ATGAAGAAATTTTCTGTTGTAGCATTGATTGGCTTTGCAACTTTGTTCGGGGCTTCAACATCGGTTCTTGCATCTGAACAAGAGTGCAAAAAATTAAAAAATGATCATGACGTGATTTATGCGTCTAAAGGTTTCTGTTTCAAAGATCCTGAAGCAAAAGCCAAGTTTGGTAATGACAATTGCTATACAACCAAACCAAAATTCTCGGAAAAAGAGCAACAACGTCTTGACGCGATCAAAGATCGTCAGAAAGAATTGAACTGTAAATAA
- a CDS encoding NAD(P)-dependent oxidoreductase, with translation MIQSVAFISLGAMGFRMAAHLPKQFDTVYVWNRSFNKAEQHAAEYGTQAVTLEQAVQADVIFSCLPTSADVERLLENLPLKSGSVWVDCTSGVPDSAQKLAAQLAEHGVIFLDAPVSGQTIGAENGTLTVMVGGNVEGYEKALPAMQAFGKLIKHVGESGAGFAVKAVNNMLMAVNLCAVAEGFTTLKAHGVNLHEALDCINASSGKSMVTETVLPQRILNRSFPVTFALPLLAKDTGIAIDLAREAKLSAPVLSLTQNLIQAASDLSDKNSDFSSAVKMYESWSNITIE, from the coding sequence ATGATTCAGTCAGTGGCATTTATCAGCCTAGGTGCAATGGGTTTTCGTATGGCAGCACATTTACCCAAGCAGTTTGATACAGTCTATGTCTGGAACCGTAGCTTTAACAAGGCAGAGCAACATGCTGCTGAATATGGCACCCAAGCCGTTACACTGGAACAGGCCGTTCAGGCAGATGTGATTTTTTCCTGCCTGCCCACCAGCGCTGACGTTGAACGACTTCTGGAAAATTTACCGCTTAAATCCGGTTCAGTCTGGGTCGACTGCACCAGTGGTGTACCAGATTCTGCCCAAAAACTGGCAGCACAACTGGCTGAACATGGAGTAATCTTTCTGGATGCACCGGTCAGCGGCCAGACCATTGGCGCTGAAAATGGCACTTTAACCGTGATGGTGGGCGGTAATGTAGAGGGCTATGAAAAAGCCCTTCCTGCGATGCAGGCTTTTGGCAAGCTGATCAAGCATGTGGGTGAATCTGGCGCGGGTTTTGCAGTGAAGGCCGTAAATAATATGTTAATGGCTGTAAACCTGTGTGCTGTCGCAGAAGGCTTTACTACACTGAAAGCGCATGGGGTAAACCTGCATGAAGCACTGGATTGTATTAATGCTTCCAGCGGTAAAAGTATGGTGACTGAAACCGTATTGCCACAGCGTATTTTAAACCGCAGTTTTCCTGTAACCTTTGCCCTGCCACTCTTGGCCAAGGATACAGGCATTGCAATCGACCTTGCGCGTGAAGCCAAACTTTCTGCGCCTGTGCTCTCGTTGACCCAGAATCTGATTCAGGCGGCCAGCGATCTGTCGGATAAAAACAGTGATTTTTCCAGCGCTGTGAAAATGTATGAATCATGGAGTAATATTACCATCGAGTAA
- a CDS encoding alpha/beta fold hydrolase yields the protein MIQLKQNFQRQQKKLKHLSTRVFNASSLILSQKTPFEYIAGTEFCKIRYYASPEKKYKEPLVFIAPLAINMDIYDLYPYRSLVKHFQHSGFDVYLVEWKRFNFKHRHLNFLSFIDAAIPQSIETICKHSGSQFISLHGWSMAGVFVTLYTALHSPEHVKNLIVVGSPIDSYASGRVGKLFSTTNKLISKNKNLQQAIHQGLIPKQYIHTPGIVNALGFKLLDPIGWLKSQKQFLLNLDHVEDVYEHATMGNFLNKMIDYPGGINQDMVLHLWLQNPLKQGSITLDGRIVDLKNISCSLLVGAGQTDQIVTEQSAKPLMELTSSQDKTFTLIPGGHLGLMSNQKTANTFWPKMTTWLVQRSTRLDA from the coding sequence ATGATTCAGTTAAAACAAAACTTTCAGCGCCAGCAAAAAAAATTGAAACACCTCAGTACCCGGGTGTTTAATGCCTCCTCACTGATCCTGTCGCAAAAAACCCCTTTTGAATATATTGCCGGCACCGAGTTTTGCAAGATTCGCTATTACGCTTCACCCGAAAAAAAATATAAGGAACCGCTAGTTTTCATCGCACCCTTGGCCATTAATATGGATATCTATGATCTGTATCCTTATCGCTCTCTGGTCAAGCATTTTCAGCATAGCGGTTTTGATGTCTATCTGGTGGAATGGAAACGCTTTAACTTTAAGCACCGCCACCTGAATTTTTTATCTTTTATCGATGCAGCCATTCCTCAATCCATTGAAACCATTTGCAAGCATTCAGGCAGTCAGTTTATTTCCCTGCACGGCTGGAGTATGGCGGGCGTGTTTGTCACGCTCTATACTGCCCTGCATTCACCTGAACATGTCAAGAATCTGATCGTAGTCGGCAGTCCTATCGACAGTTATGCGTCAGGACGTGTCGGCAAACTTTTTTCTACGACCAATAAACTGATTTCTAAAAATAAGAATTTGCAACAGGCCATTCATCAAGGATTGATCCCGAAGCAATATATTCATACGCCGGGTATTGTAAATGCCTTGGGCTTTAAATTACTTGATCCGATTGGCTGGCTAAAAAGCCAGAAGCAGTTTTTGCTGAATCTGGATCATGTCGAAGATGTCTATGAACATGCCACCATGGGGAATTTCCTGAATAAGATGATTGATTATCCGGGCGGGATTAATCAGGACATGGTACTGCATTTATGGCTGCAAAATCCTTTAAAGCAGGGTTCTATCACTTTGGATGGTCGTATTGTTGATCTTAAAAATATCAGTTGTTCCCTCTTGGTAGGGGCAGGTCAAACCGACCAGATTGTCACAGAACAGTCAGCTAAGCCTTTGATGGAATTGACAAGTAGCCAGGATAAGACGTTTACTCTTATACCGGGTGGTCATCTTGGACTAATGTCAAACCAGAAAACGGCAAATACATTCTGGCCAAAAATGACGACCTGGTTGGTGCAGCGCTCTACACGGCTTGATGCTTAA
- a CDS encoding O-succinylhomoserine sulfhydrylase: MSQQDDISYQLETLAIRTGHTRTFEGEHGEPIFLTSSFVYENAAEAAAKFSGQEPGNIYSRFTNPTVAMFEKRLAALEGAERAVATSSGMAAIMAVMMAFLKAGDHVICSRAVFGSTVSMFEKYVAKFGVSVDFVDLTDLDAWKNAIKPETKILFVESPSNPLAEVANIQGLADIAHANNALLAIDNSFCTPVLQQPLKFGADLVVYSATKYLDGQGRALGGAVVGNHKLLEEIFGYVRTTGPSMSPFNAWVFLKGLETLRLRMREHSASAQQLAEFLNQHPKVEKVYYAGLPEHVGHELAAKQQSGFGGIVSFEVKGGREEAWTVIDNTQFISITGNLGDVKSTITHPATTTHGKLSPEAKEAAGIREGLIRVSVGLEEIGDIIQDIRRGLGLI, encoded by the coding sequence ATGAGCCAGCAAGACGATATTTCTTACCAATTAGAAACTTTAGCCATTCGTACCGGCCATACCCGCACTTTTGAAGGTGAGCATGGCGAACCAATTTTTCTAACATCGTCCTTTGTTTATGAAAATGCTGCAGAAGCCGCAGCCAAATTCTCAGGCCAGGAACCGGGCAATATCTATTCTCGCTTTACCAATCCGACCGTTGCCATGTTTGAAAAGCGTCTGGCTGCACTTGAAGGTGCAGAGCGCGCCGTCGCCACCAGTTCGGGTATGGCAGCTATTATGGCAGTGATGATGGCTTTTTTAAAAGCGGGCGACCATGTGATTTGTTCACGTGCAGTCTTCGGTTCTACGGTTTCCATGTTTGAAAAATATGTCGCAAAATTTGGCGTCAGCGTTGATTTCGTCGATTTGACTGATCTTGATGCATGGAAAAATGCCATCAAGCCTGAAACAAAAATTCTCTTTGTTGAATCGCCATCTAATCCTTTAGCAGAAGTAGCTAATATACAGGGACTCGCCGATATTGCGCATGCCAATAATGCTTTACTGGCGATTGATAACAGCTTCTGTACACCTGTGTTACAACAACCACTCAAATTTGGTGCAGACTTGGTAGTGTATTCTGCGACTAAATATCTGGATGGTCAGGGCCGCGCCTTGGGTGGTGCTGTCGTAGGTAATCACAAGTTACTAGAAGAAATCTTCGGTTATGTGCGTACTACCGGCCCGTCAATGAGTCCATTCAATGCTTGGGTGTTCCTAAAAGGCTTGGAAACACTACGTTTGCGTATGCGTGAACATTCAGCAAGTGCACAGCAACTGGCTGAATTTTTGAATCAGCATCCAAAAGTGGAAAAAGTATATTATGCGGGCCTGCCTGAGCATGTCGGTCATGAACTGGCAGCAAAACAGCAGAGCGGTTTTGGCGGTATTGTGTCTTTTGAAGTGAAAGGTGGCCGTGAGGAAGCATGGACTGTCATTGACAATACCCAGTTTATCTCGATTACCGGTAATCTGGGCGATGTGAAATCGACCATTACCCATCCTGCAACCACGACACACGGTAAATTGTCGCCTGAAGCCAAAGAAGCTGCTGGTATTCGCGAAGGTTTGATTCGCGTATCTGTTGGCTTGGAAGAGATTGGTGATATTATCCAGGATATTCGTCGCGGTTTAGGCCTGATTTAA
- a CDS encoding YbaB/EbfC family nucleoid-associated protein — protein sequence MNINMLMQQAQRMQKEVENNVKKAKEELAQTEVHAEAGGGLVKVTMTCRNVVKRIEINPELLQDDPDMIEDLIAAAMNDAARQAEVVSDERMKAANSGMGLPPGLAGMF from the coding sequence ATGAACATTAACATGTTGATGCAGCAAGCTCAGCGCATGCAGAAAGAAGTTGAAAACAACGTAAAAAAAGCCAAAGAAGAGCTTGCGCAGACTGAAGTGCATGCCGAGGCGGGTGGCGGTCTGGTGAAAGTGACCATGACTTGCCGTAACGTGGTGAAGCGTATCGAAATCAATCCTGAATTACTTCAGGATGATCCAGATATGATCGAAGACCTGATTGCAGCGGCAATGAATGATGCAGCACGTCAGGCAGAAGTGGTATCTGACGAAAGAATGAAAGCAGCGAACTCAGGCATGGGTTTACCGCCTGGTCTTGCAGGTATGTTCTAA
- the recR gene encoding recombination mediator RecR codes for MFSDRFDQLVQALRILPSVGPKSAQRMALHMIMKNREGAIGLAHALTEATNHIHECSVCHSLTEDEVCNICSSLDRDDELLCVVESPADVMAIEQSGSFRGKYHVLGGHLSPLDGIGPEEIGIPYLLHRLANGQVKEVILATNATVEGQATAHYLVEASKHLPIQMTRIAQGVPQGGELEYVDSHTLSQAVHNRMRMK; via the coding sequence ATGTTTAGTGATCGTTTTGATCAACTCGTTCAAGCATTACGCATTTTGCCAAGCGTTGGGCCAAAATCGGCTCAACGTATGGCATTGCATATGATCATGAAAAATCGTGAGGGTGCTATTGGTCTGGCACATGCGCTGACTGAGGCAACCAATCACATTCATGAATGTTCAGTCTGTCATTCTCTGACCGAAGACGAAGTCTGCAATATTTGCAGCTCTCTGGATCGTGATGATGAACTGCTCTGTGTAGTGGAATCACCTGCAGATGTCATGGCGATTGAGCAAAGTGGTAGTTTCAGAGGTAAATATCATGTATTGGGCGGACATTTATCGCCACTGGATGGTATTGGTCCCGAAGAAATCGGTATTCCGTACTTATTGCATCGTTTGGCCAATGGTCAGGTGAAAGAAGTGATTCTGGCAACCAATGCCACGGTAGAAGGTCAGGCTACGGCGCATTATCTGGTTGAGGCCAGTAAGCATTTGCCGATCCAGATGACCCGAATTGCCCAGGGCGTACCACAAGGTGGTGAGCTGGAATATGTCGACAGTCATACCTTGAGTCAGGCAGTACATAACCGGATGCGCATGAAGTAA
- a CDS encoding ribonuclease D, which translates to MFQFIQHQNDLTHVLKLMDQNSVYGLDTEFIKVDTLWPKLGVFQINVDNKVYLLDGTTLDLTEFLNKIFNAQQNIFHACSEDIDLIYHYTQKKSLSNVFDTQVGMSFLGHGLQVSYQNALKQMLEVDIEKDQTRSDWLARPLSSEQLLYAANDVHYLVQLSEKIKQDLDSKDLLDFALQDCRFLTQEIGEDTPTALLYQDVGNYRHSRRQLMQLQQLMVWRDQIAKALNQPRSFILKNASMIDLVEKFPRNNFQLSHVKDIRSNVVREHGKTILDLLKFLPEPANWPLRLARPIRHSSKDIGEKIDSIIQNVVNETSIPKEVLMRKKWLNALYQHVVFHKDEQDLPDYLLGWRYELLTQPLIQVLHQDESYLSTQMKVSE; encoded by the coding sequence ATGTTTCAATTTATTCAACATCAAAACGACTTAACTCATGTACTGAAGCTGATGGATCAGAATTCAGTTTATGGACTGGATACCGAGTTTATCAAGGTTGATACCTTATGGCCTAAGCTGGGTGTTTTTCAGATTAACGTAGACAACAAGGTCTATTTGTTGGATGGAACCACGCTAGATCTGACTGAGTTCCTTAATAAAATTTTTAACGCACAGCAGAATATTTTTCATGCCTGTAGTGAAGATATCGACCTGATCTATCACTATACCCAGAAGAAATCCCTGAGTAATGTGTTTGATACCCAGGTCGGCATGTCATTTTTGGGGCATGGTCTGCAAGTCAGCTATCAAAATGCGCTGAAGCAGATGCTGGAAGTCGATATCGAAAAAGACCAGACCCGTTCTGACTGGTTGGCGCGTCCACTCAGTTCCGAACAGTTGCTGTATGCTGCCAATGATGTGCATTATCTGGTGCAACTGTCAGAGAAAATTAAACAGGATCTGGATTCGAAAGATCTGCTGGATTTTGCCTTGCAAGATTGTCGTTTTCTGACTCAGGAAATTGGCGAAGATACCCCAACTGCCTTATTGTATCAGGATGTCGGCAATTACCGGCATTCACGCCGTCAGTTGATGCAATTGCAGCAACTGATGGTCTGGCGCGATCAGATTGCCAAGGCACTGAATCAGCCACGCAGTTTCATTTTAAAAAATGCCAGCATGATTGATCTGGTGGAAAAATTCCCGCGCAATAATTTCCAGCTGAGTCATGTGAAAGACATTCGTTCGAATGTGGTTCGTGAGCATGGTAAAACCATTTTAGATTTACTGAAATTCCTGCCGGAGCCGGCAAATTGGCCTTTACGTCTGGCACGTCCAATTCGCCATTCTTCCAAAGATATCGGCGAAAAAATTGATTCAATTATTCAGAATGTCGTCAATGAAACCTCAATTCCTAAAGAAGTCCTGATGCGTAAGAAATGGCTGAATGCCTTGTATCAGCATGTAGTCTTTCATAAGGACGAGCAGGATCTGCCGGATTATCTACTTGGCTGGCGCTATGAGTTATTAACTCAGCCACTGATTCAGGTATTGCATCAGGATGAATCTTATCTGTCTACCCAGATGAAAGTCAGCGAGTGA